A genome region from Trichosurus vulpecula isolate mTriVul1 chromosome 5, mTriVul1.pri, whole genome shotgun sequence includes the following:
- the LOC118851684 gene encoding transmembrane protease serine 12-like, which produces MRLRFLGVALWLAGDAFTFHHHQVSLFSKKCGRVPMKNDIEESRIIGGHRAQSGSWPWIVSLQVMTFANQFTHLCGGSLIKKKWVITAAHCLENYRDPQVWRAVVGDNNLFQSAQTSKKIQIDTIIIHPHFIPEKYINDIALFHLKRAVNYNNYIQPICLPFFDFLPNLTRRTRCFISGWGQTREKGHYSPTLQEAEVHYIPRNTCNSEESYDEVVPYTSFCAGEEDGSVDTCMGDSGGPLMCYIPESRRYFLMGITSFGYGCGKKHFPGVYTRVQFYKMWVNDILSAAEDTNKIKVAQGKIMLIVIFIILLVDT; this is translated from the exons atgaggctgaggttTCTGGGCGTCGCTCTGTGGTTAGCGGGGGATGCTTTTACCTTTCATCACCACCAGGTGTCGCTCTTCAGCAAGA AGTGTGGAAGAGTACCAATGAAAAATGACATAGAAGAATCTCGAATTATAGGAGGTCACAGGGCTCAGTCTGGATCATGGCCTTGGATAGTTAGCTTGCAGGTTATGACATTTGCTAACCAGTTTACACATTTGTGTGGCGggtccttaattaaaaaaaagtgggtCATCACTGCTGCCCATTGCCTGGAAAATTACAG AGATCCCCAAGTTTGGAGAGCTGTTGTTGGAGACAATAATCTTTTCCAAAGTGCTCAGACTTCCAAGAAAATACAAATTGATACAATCATTATCCATCCACACTTTATCCCTGAAAAGTATATAAATGATATTgcactttttcatttaaaaagagcAGTGAATTATAATAACTATATTCAGCCAATCTGCCTGCCGTTCTTTGATTTTCTGCCAAATTTGACTAGAAGAACAAGATGCTTCATAAGTGGCTGGGGCCAAACAAGAGAAAAAG GTCATTATTCTCCTACTTTGCAAGAAGCAGAAGTTCACTATATTCCTCGAAACACTTGCAATAGTGAAGAAAGCTATGATGAAGTTGTTCCATACACTTCATTTTGTGCAGGAGAAGAAGATGGATCTGTCGATACTTGCATG GGTGACAGTGGTGGACCTTTAATGTGCTATATTCCAGAGTCTAGAAGATATTTCCTAATGGGAATTACCAGTTTTGGATATGGCTGTGGCAAAAAACATTTTCCTGGAGTTTATACTAGGGTGCAGTTCTACAAAATGTGGGTTAACGACATACTGTCAGCAGCTGaagacacaaataaaattaaagttgCACAAGGAAAGATAATGTTAATTGTCATCTTCATCATTCTACTAGTGGATACATAA